A stretch of Coccidioides posadasii str. Silveira chromosome 2, complete sequence DNA encodes these proteins:
- a CDS encoding uncharacterized protein (EggNog:ENOG410PSHV~COG:S~TransMembrane:1 (o6-23i)), producing the protein MVLGRLTHYAFDAVLISAFLAGIKRSTGLTLNSDKISDNKEVKRWVDNYLGVGEWVMDQSIAVLGSSGWFERRR; encoded by the exons ATGGTG CTCGGCCGTCTAACTCATTATGCTTTCGATGCTGTCTTGA TTTCGGCATTCCTCGCTGGAATCAAACGCTCCACAGGCCTCAC CTTAAACTCAGACAAGATCTCCGACAACAAAGAAGTCAAGCGATGGGTCGATAACTACCTGGGTGTCGGAGAGTGGGTGATGGATCAGAGCATCGCAGTGCTAGGATCGTCCGGCTGGTTTGAGAGACGGCGGTAA
- a CDS encoding uncharacterized protein (EggNog:ENOG410PIV1~COG:S), with protein sequence MEPDMPSEPSVAGTGQLCGVINNAEHEENPPEDTQTFFIPPLLSLPSELLYEILSYVSALDLTSLSATCQFLREHANSELLWAALVDSNVHTRLHDPSPFESFRSLYVAYHPFWFLVRNKIWFSDVKNTGKLILVRYNAPRGRIEGYRIVARHSIRFVQAWSKNPSVIVSSFDPVVSLWLDDPVILLEKELALGWGSDSHGRRSEVRMPMDLEAQRVFSSFIFCDKTETREDEDESRMVWPPSTIPADERVNVAYSDIETFAFRDKPLRLKEVSEAGFRLRRWIQFGGNMSTFEVGTVMDGVSTFGTLRPDLYTPTKDKPYQGIWIGDYSGHGSEYLLILQQDYDPASTGHSAAGATVENAASSSQATSSQNVEPGNVPYRGLKAIKLTGDPNVPRGEITFKADDIGPNGTIRIADEEMFRGARVVNGWGHIAATNFARDTYIPSQIILISNDCIAHYWTELGHISYYRRIDIDQLLNQ encoded by the exons ATGGAGCCCGACATGCCTTCTGAACCATCAGTGGCGGGTACCGGCCAGCTCTGCGGGGTTATCAACAATGCCGAACATGAGGAGAACCCGCCGGAGGACACCCAAACGTTCTTCATTCCGCCGCTcctctctctcccatcagaGCTTCTATATGAAATTCTCTCCTACGTATCTGCCTTAGACCTGACTTCCTTGTCCGCGACATGCCAGTTCCTCCGAGAACACGCAAACAGCGAGCTACTCTGGGCCGCCCTGGTTGATTCTAATGTCCACACGCGTCTCCATGACCCCTCACCCTTCGAATCCTTCCGGTCACTATACGTAGCTTATCATCCATTCTGGTTCCTCGTGCGAAATAAGATCTGGTTTTCCGACGTTAAGAACACGGGGAAATTGATCCTCGTCCGATACAACGCTCCGCGGGGCCGTATCGAAGGATATCGAATCGTCGCCAGGCATTCAATCCGATTCGTCCAGGCGTGGAGCAAGAATCCCTCGGTTATTGTCAGCTCGTTTGATCCGGTAGTTTCGCTATGGCTAGATGACCCGGTTATACTGCTTGAAAAGGAGCTGGCGTTGGGGTGGGGTTCCGATTCGCATGGTCGACGGTCAGAAGTCCGGATGCCGATGGACCTCGAGGCCCAAAGAGTATTTAGCTCCTTTATCTTCTGCGATAAGACGGAGACCAGggaggatgaggacgagTCGAGAATGGTCTGGCCGCCAAGTACCATTCCGGCCGACGAACGGGTTAATGTCGCGTATTCGGACATTGAAACCTTTGCTTTTAGAGATAAGCCGCTGCGCTTGAAGGAGGTTTCTGAAGCTGGGTTCCGGTTGAGGAGATGGATACAGTTCGGTGGGAATATGTCTACGTTCGAAGTTGGGACTGTGATGGATGGCGTGTCCACGTTTGGGACTCTGCGCCCTGACCTCTATACACCGACAAAGGACAAGCCATATCAGGGAATCTGGATTGGGGATTACTCTGGGCATGGATCTGAGTACCTATTGATACTTCAGCAAGATTATGACCCCGCGTCGACTGGCCACAGTGCTGCTGGCGCGACGGTGGAGAACGCTGCCTCAAGCAGCCAAGCAACTTCTTCTCAAAACGTCGAACCTGGGAATGTACCCTATCGGGGCTTGAAAGCCATCAAATTAACAGGCGATCCGAATGTTCCTCGCGGTGAGATAACCTTCAAAGCTGATGATATCGGTCCTAATGGAACTATTCGCATTGCCGACGAGGAAATGTTTCGGGGAGCTCGCGTCGTGAATGGTTGGGGACATATCGCGGCTACGAACTTCGCCAGAG ATACGTATATCCCTTCTCAGATTATTCTCATTTCAAACGATTGCATCGCACATTATTGGACGGAACTGGGTCACATATCGTACTACCGGCGTATTGACATTGATCAGCTACTGAACCAGTGA